Within Colias croceus chromosome 10, ilColCroc2.1, the genomic segment tatcccgtgggacttttaggataaaatgtatcctatgacactcccgtaatcaagacaaatctaacgatacctcatacatcaaaatccatcaagccgtttaggctacaggtggtcacaaaggaaaagacatacatacatacttacatacactcgaaaaacattaccctccttctttggcagtcgggtaaaaaaatacattttgattCGCTTTTTATTCATAGGTACTAATGAATTTACCACATCTTCAGAAAGGATCAATATAAAAGGGTTGCTTTTATGTAAACTAGTTAGCTTAAAACAATGAAGAGGTGGTCAATTggcagataatattatagcctgAATCCTTTTCCTTTAGAATACTACGAATCTTGTCAAATTGCAAACCTCACAACAATATGGTAACAATAACACCACCACGACTTAGAATGGTGTTTGTACAGACAGCAAAAAAAGAGATCtgatttttaatacttaaatattttttccttcaTGTTCCCCACATTTTTtccgtaggtaggtacttaaacaCAAAGTCTATATTGTGTATTATgcaaatttcatcataatcaGTCTTAGTCAAGTACCTAGTTTATGTAGCTAGTAAGGAGTAACACATTAGTTATgctcataaatattatatccgtAAGATGGCATTTAGGAATTGGACCCTAGAAGCCAAGTGCGtgggtttaatttttaaacatattattaaacagaTATAACTTTTAATCCCAACATCTTTCGCATGGTATCCGGATAAACGTGTTGTATGTgtatgaaatgaatgaatgaaatgaataatttattcgcAAGAAAAGAGGTAGGTAGTACATTGGTGTTATGAGAGAACATGTTCTACACAATTCGCCAGTCACAGCTAGCATGCGAATGGTTTACAAAGACCATAATCTCTACctctgataattattttgcCTACAACTTTTTGTCGTAGGCAAAATAATCACAAAAACAAACATGCACTCATACATAGTCAAAAATTTTCGCGtttatatttcttcatttttcaTAGTGATATGAATTAATGATgttgtaggtatatgtataatatattagctTCATCTGGTCTAATGTGCTACGTTAAAAACGTAGCACTGACGTAGCACATAGGTGCACTCTACGAATAATCAATACAAGTCATACATGTTTAAAATCGATGTTGATGCTTTAACAAATTACATATTGTGTACCTGAATCTAAAAGTGCTTgcaaatactaaaatattcttttaacAAAACAACTAAAAACAGCCTTAATATTGTCAGAACTAAACCAACTTTACATGGGACCACATGACAAGCTGGAGCTTGtcagctttcaaataaaaataaaaaatatcgtaaTTGGTTCACCTAGTCAAAAGTcgaattgagaaacacctccttttttgaagtcttttgataaaactttaaCAGTTTtagagatttatatattttgatgcaTCGTGCACCCAATACAAGCATACCGGAATTCCATAGATTCAAGGAATTAAACTTATCATACATTTATCTAGGAAATCCTATTTTCAGCGTAAGATAGTAACGCTCTATCGGATCCGCCCACTTGATCAAGACTTGTTTTAATTAAGCTGATTATATAGCGCACAGGGATGTACTTAAGCAGCGATCGGGTTACCGGAGCCCTTATGCCAAACTATGAACCGTAAATAAGAGTTTAACCCTATATTTATACGGTCAAGGGCATTACGTATATAGATTgttattactatattattggtacataaaatatttcctaggctatcatatttttttaaaacatgagAGCTTTTCGTAACTACAGAACAGAAAAACTTTGCTAATTTCTTACTGTGAGATTTTTTGgatatattcattataattgtGACTTTACGTCTGTGCTCGTCTAATTTcgtttcaatttaatataattttaattgtatataaaaaagcaaCATTGCAGAATTAATTATGATGAAagctcattataatatttacagttAAGAGCAAAAtcaacatataaaataaaatctttcagaaacattaaatacaatatgttaCAGTAAAATACTTACATGATAATAATCATATTGTGCCTCCCTTACGATTCAGGGCCTCCAAGTAATCCACTATACGCCGCCCCTGTATTCAAGTTGCGGTTAAAATCTGCGTTACCTGTGAAAcgtctaataaataaatcccaTATATCTGTAAAGGTTTTTATGCTGAAATGAGTATGTGGTTAGCGTTTCTCGATAATGCGGGGATATAAAGTTACATGCGAATGTTCTAGCAAATGTGTATTAAACAAATGGTTAAGATTTTCTCAAGCGGTAACGGATAAGGTTTCGTATTCTTTTGCATACCTAATATTTAGCTTAGCACAATAATTGTttgtactttaaattaaggatgaTTTGATTGGTATGCGCTTTCTAATGGCTTGTGAGCGTGATTCTTTCATATTATCCGTAAACTGATATGGATTCgggaacataatattttcagttGACAGGAGTTCAGTAGGCGTAGTCTCGACACTAATCGACATCGATATCGACCGAAATCGGTCGGTAACTAACGATTATCAGTAACCAATCAGTAACTATAGTATAGacctaaaaaatttagtgttctTTTTCCAAGAAATTTAGCTTAGTTTTAGGGAatagatagtaaattaaaattagttatattaattttcgcattattacaattgcaattgcatataaaaaaagcaaattttatgcacaaaaaaacatggcagttaatttaattttaatcaaattcgatattttttatatcaatcgtttaattaatgttctattagagccagcgcgcacgagcaactttgtctccgcaactattttgtctccgcaactattttgtctctcccacccatgggctagtatgaaagtgcgcgcacgtagcgacgcaactccccatacaaattgatgggagagacaaaatagttgcggagacaaagttgctcgtgcgcgctggctcttaattacatattcatggaatccaaaattccatgtatggcaacctctttatttacttttttgacatttgacatcaatcatcaatcatgaaaataatatttctatcaaaataaatataaattgtgtgttttcaagaggataatttttaattatgttcttaAAAGTCCTATAAATCTATTGGATAACAAATATCCTAAGAAAATGTTAATCtgcgttatgtttttatatagttaaagctattagttttagtttagtaatattttgttatttgtgaagtgcaataaaattctaatcaaAAGACTCCAAAAGCTCTACAAGATAATTCTGCTCAATTCGAAGCCTTTTGAGAAATCTTTAAGACATCATAGAAACTGACGGAACTAAAACTAAGGACGGAACGGATAATTTGtatcacttgtatttttagcttgtattattatattatattatgtgcatcattgtatattttattacagttaataaGCAAAGGATGCAATGCAATTGATTTAGCGGTTCacggttaatattatttatgtgttaaatataaatatttatctataaattttatattttacagatgaacaagttactagaattattatgttggtgAGGGATGATGGTTTTGAGCCAAATTTTCAACTACGCTATtataaactgttaaattaaaattttctaataaatttatttcgtaattgaatcgttttattttatttgtattcatctgtataattttattatcctagaagttcaaaaagaaattaatcgaATATGAATGCAATAATTTAGGCTGAATAAATGCAGACAGCAgtacactattttaatatttatttaatataatataagaggcttcttaacattttcaataagattttgaaaccatcttacaaataaaacattatttgtttattttattttaattgcaataacattaaataagagaaaaaaatattgcgttaaatcataatatagcaTCGGAAGTGTGAAatgttctatttattataaaattataataatactctgtttctctgcccaaattacgtaaatgacatagtttttatattgtaaagctagataaatagcatggcttactcgaaaccaacatttaaacatgagtctttaaattgtacgctgtcgtagtacacagaataggtaagaaaaataaaggttcacagctcctcccccgaaggtgatatcatgataatatgtataaactatCTTCACCCGACCTCTAaggaatattcatgcaaaatttgaagtaaatctatgcagtactttctgagattagctcggaaatacatacagacaaacagacaaacagacaaacagacaaatattctaaaaactatgtttttggtttctatatcgattatagatcatggatcaagtattcttttaaaaaaatattcaatgtacagttttgactttcctacgattttattatatgtatagatatagatatgaTGTTTCCGATATTATCAACCGTATCTACAAATCCACACAAACCgtaaggcccttctcccatttcgatacttctagaatacgatgctcgagtagaatactagttagatatttgctcgctgcccgatgctcgcatattaagcgactgaaaaatgactaaattcatcattattgtgcctcgtttttgtaGACGGACGCTATGTCGAGCGATTCCAGTGACGATGTAAAAGTAGGAtgtactggattcatccatatattgaaagaaacataagtaaattgtagagtttttataGCCGCACGTgaactacaacatgatgataagaattttttatctttcttccgaagagatacgcgcgaAACGCGACGTAAAAACGACCACCTATTACTAGTCGCGGACGTTTAGTATACCGGTagcgtaatgggagaagggccttcgAGATCTTGTCGAAATCAAACGTCGGTATCATAACGATTGACAATGTcaaagaataatttgttttgacaatattcgaatgtgttgcaaagaaatgattttccaaatccatgaaatctatattttatttatttttcatatatctacggaattgaaataatgatgttattaatttagataaaaatgcattgctacaaggctattattatataaatattttgacgcataaaggaaagttttgtgaagaataaaaattataaacaaatatgtatccaTTGTATGCTTCCATCAAATTGGGGAGAGGTATTAAGCGACATCATTTTCATTGCTGAAGACGggtctataaataagttatcgGTAATTACCGACTAATTTGTACAGACTACAGGGCCAGGACAAggttttttcagttttatttacttatttatttattacttttttctattaaaaacatGAGCCTTGTGCTGCACTGTACTGTTGTACTCTTTAGTGCTGTAATGTCTCATGGGCAGGCTACGAAATACATCAAATAGAATAGGATAAATGCATAGTATAAACAACTGCgtattgtaggtaggtacaatgcAAATGTcgaattgtaattattgtagctatataattaaaaaaaaataagctgATTTTAACACCGACTATGTAATGAGAAAGCccaattttttattcttgAATGTTCTTGTTATTTCAGTTctgctaaaatataatattatagatacctACAGGTTGTTATTTGGTTTTAACCTATCCAGAACTAgcaattaaaagaaaagtaGGTAGTGTTCGATGTTTCCTGTTGATTTACTGTTAGATTTACATAGGTACTGAATGAAAAACCTaactttgtaaaaaaattgacCCAATTCAATATTACCTATCCTCAGCTCGTGACTGAATCTAGAAAGCGATATCTAATAAAAGGatcctttttattaaaaaagacaCAGTTTAAAGTACGTAGGTTCtaaggtaattaaaaattcaaaaatacctacctacctaattgtTGTCACTTCTGCGCTTTCATGAAAACTAATATGCAGCGGCTGAAAttcctaaaaaaaaattccttgataataccaaaatataattattaataatgttatgttataGGATTTATTACCTTCATATTAATAGAAGAAAAGTATATACGTATAAAATTTAGGTACCTAGTctatagtaaaaaaattgaaatgcgtTTTATTGTGGTTTTATCATCATGGTCTCGTAGTGACATCTTGtggtataaattaatattactgGGCTTcctataacataatattttaataattaagtaaatatttagatatatgttttgtttaattaaaccttcatttatttttaattaatacataataaaaaaataataatgaaataccAAAGATAATAAACatcaatcaaataataatggtAACCTTGATGGTAACATCTTGATGGTAACACAAAACTAATGACAGTGACGTTGCAACGGATGAatttgtaatttgaatttagaatTAGAAGTTAAAAACGTTCGCggattgtattatttatttctttcttttgtTTAGCATTAAAATGAAAGATATTTTGCAGCCAGTGTTAGAAAATTATCCGAAGTTAAATTTTGAAAGGCAATCTAGTCCTAGTTACgttgaaatttatacaaaaactaACAATGAAATCGTTATGGTTTACTCCAAAGTAAGTTAGAAAAATGTAGAAACGTAAGTTtagtaagtataaaataatgtatgataaaaatattcacttcaTTTCAGGCAAAACAATCAGGATCAGGAACAAATGAAAACAACTccaaaagtattaaaaacgAGCAAGGTAAGCAAAAACCATAAGAAATGTTAACAGGCAAGgcaaagtaggtaggtattttttttctttgaagcATGGTCTACctaaaaaaatcacattaataaaacataacaattgttaaattttgtcTACAAGAAATATTACTACAgaatatatgattcataattCATTGAAAATTGCTGTGTTGtgttaaattgaattaatccatatgattttgttttctttttaaaaacttattttctaaatgaatgttttaactttaacattgtataaacattattttttttaaaccgtTACAGATGAATTGGACTTAACTGGATCTCCGTTAAAATTGGATCTAAGTATTCATGCTATGTTAGATGAAACCATGATGTCTGAAGAACCACAACTATGGAGAAAAGAGGAATTTCTCCACTGTCCTATTGATATTGAAAAAGCTAGGTATGTTAGAAAAAGTATTAGTTACATCAGTTTAATAACTCACCCCCCGGAATCaaaagaaaatctattgtgtcgtggcccgatcaggccgctcggggctcaatgggtcaATTATATTAAGGTCTATAGTGCaatttatgtgtatttaattttatgttatgtataatttggtgtgtacaataaagctttcattcattcattcaattagatatgaattaaaatttattatagtgatgatataaaattaacatagtGCAATCACACTTGGAAGGTTACATAACTGctagattatatattattatttaaactggAAACAATTTTACAGGGAAATAGCAAAtttatacacaaaaaacctCTCTACATTATCTAAAGAGGAAGCAATACCCATGTGGATTCTCTGCACTCCTAGTGAAGGCAAACCCTTACTTCTAACTATACAATCTAATAAAGACGAGTTTACAAGAGGCATTGTTAATTATAAGGGTGCGGTCACACTAGAGGATGTTGATGTTGAGAATCTGATGAAAGATTTTGCTGTGCAAGAATGTATTGATGAAGATttggtaaataatttatttgaagttATTGTAACATATAGtcataagtatttataattttctaagatttatttgttacttcatatttaatttaaaattgtgtttataAGACAGAATACTCATTATTGGAATCTAATACATGTTTATACAGATTgtcatgaaattattttggcAAGTAGTTCATATCATtatggaaaaaaatgtttcaattgaataattccaatatttcaattattgaaaCCATTTGGAAATTATACCTTTTgtaatttctattaaaatatgtttataactCAGCTTTTTTCAGAGCTTAgttacttaatttaatattttacaggtAAATGTATCAGTAGATTGCAAATACACAGTGTCTGGTATATCCTACGGCCAGTTGAACTACGAAGATCTATTAAATACTCCACACAGTGGTATAACCGAATTGCATTGCACATGGGCAGCTAAAACATTGTTAACACCTTTTATAAGTTGTAAAGTAcattttgtaagtatttgtatagttattatttttgtaagcttTAAGTTTCTTTGAAGacctataaataaaagatgGCCACTTTATTGTGAGGTAAACtatgaataattttagttttttataatacattctaaatacaaagaaattgtatttagcaaataaaaataaaatggcattcaagtttattatgatttatcacatatttagtaatattttactGTGCCTTCTATCCCTtctatttttctatattatatcagtTAATATACATCATTAACATTAACAAGGCAAACTAAAACTTAAGtgtatatattaaaacatatttcagGAACAAGAAGTAATAATAGGCCATCTCGCCAGCCCCTGCAACGCTGTATGGAAATCAGTTTGTGCGCTACATCAAATTAATGAATTGCTCGTTGATATGACAGCTGCTGCTGGTAATGTTGATCTGGAGAAGGCTGTTATTAGGTAACattgagtataataataagtagtaTTATATTGTACACTTCACGCTtcttctacactaatattataaagaggaaaactttgtttgtttgtttgattgtaatgaataggctcataaactactggaccgattttaaaaattctttcaccattcaaaagctacattatccacgagtaatataggctaggttttatccaggaaatcccacgggaacgggaactatgcgggtttttctttgaaaacgcgggccaAGCCAGAAAACCAAGCCAGCAACCGATTTCATGACCAATTCGTTCAGGGCTGAAAGTATAAGTacatcttataatataaaaataaatcccaaaatgtgttggtaagcgcataacttgagaacggctgaaccgatttcgttatatctttttttattatattccttgaagtacgaggatggttcttatgtagagaaaacgtaaatatgtaccacgggtgaagccggggcggacagctagtatttaaaaaaaaatttagttataTCTTCTCGCTTGaaattttggtttataataGTTAACCCACTATCgtgaagaaattaaaaattgtgcGTTAATAGAAGTGAGAAACAAATTTTGTGCTTAGGTCGGTATTTTCtttggattaaaaaaaataaaatgtaacaactatacttctatactaatattataaagctgaagagtttgtttgtttgaacgcgctaatctcaagaactaccggtccgatttgaaaaattctttcggtgttgcatagcccatttatcgaggaaggctataatataaaatcatgCTAAGAATAACAGAAGCGGAGCGCGGGTGAAACTAGTACAATATGAGAatcaatttatgtatttatatttcacaGAAACCTAATCCCCGGCATGAAGCGATATAACAATACAAAGCGTCTTAATGAATTACTTAACGAAACCGAAATATACACATATACAGCAGAATGTCCGACGGGAGGTTGTCTGTGTGTCACAGATAACACGACTACGTTACGACAATGTATGAATGATATGAACAAAATGGGATCTAGTAATGATTTTACGTATAAATTGTGGGATGTTTTGAGAGgtgagatttatttattgaataactaactttccgcccgcggcttcgcccgctttgtccaaaacataacaaattacatataaaaaccttcctcttgaatcaaaatccgttgcgtagttttaaagatttaagcatacatagggacagagaaagcgactttgttttatactatatagtgattaattttttaatacaaggAAATATTTATGTCTTTTGTGTTCCTTTAGTACAATAAAAGAATACAAAGTTCCATAGAttattctataatttttaaagtctTCAGCTACTGTTCTAtctaaatatcaaaatttattgCATGATAGTTTCAAAAGTTATTGCATGATTAAGCAATAAAGATTCACAAGTTTTTGgcaaattgaaaaatgtatatattgtTTCCTTTTTTTAGATTCTGAAACTGCAGAAGAACTGATAACATTATTACTACAAGCTCTCACATTTATTTCTTCAGGAAAAATCCGTCCATTTGTAAGTTTACGgctttaaactttattattatctgtactaatccatactaatattataaatgcgaaagtaactctgtctgtctgtctgttactcaatcacgccttaactattgaaccaatttgcatgaaatttggtatagagatattttgatacccgagaaaggacataggctactttttaccccgggaaataggataggttttatcccggaaattccacgggaaagggaactatgcgggtttttctttgacagcgcgggcgaagctgcgggtggaaagctagtaatattataaatctgaagagtttgtttgtttgtttgacgcgctaatctcaggaactactggtccgatttgaaaaattttcatcgaggaaggctacaggctatattatatcatcacgctaagatcaacaggagcggagccacggagcgcagctagttgaaaatatattaaactacACTTAGAAAAatacgtatattattattctcatggaaataagcttattttttattacttgtgtaggagttattaataaaaaaatgtaataaatttagattaactggtcttattattttcgaattcatattttttagatCGACGTGAACAACAAATCCCTGCTATCAAAACTAGTGCTAAAGCTATCGAGAGGTCACTCCCAAACATCGAAA encodes:
- the LOC123695095 gene encoding protein zwilch, producing the protein MKDILQPVLENYPKLNFERQSSPSYVEIYTKTNNEIVMVYSKAKQSGSGTNENNSKSIKNEQDELDLTGSPLKLDLSIHAMLDETMMSEEPQLWRKEEFLHCPIDIEKAREIANLYTKNLSTLSKEEAIPMWILCTPSEGKPLLLTIQSNKDEFTRGIVNYKGAVTLEDVDVENLMKDFAVQECIDEDLVNVSVDCKYTVSGISYGQLNYEDLLNTPHSGITELHCTWAAKTLLTPFISCKVHFEQEVIIGHLASPCNAVWKSVCALHQINELLVDMTAAAGNVDLEKAVIRNLIPGMKRYNNTKRLNELLNETEIYTYTAECPTGGCLCVTDNTTTLRQCMNDMNKMGSSNDFTYKLWDVLRDSETAEELITLLLQALTFISSGKIRPFIDVNNKSLLSKLVLKLSRGHSQTSKVLKNLRSSPPQAMSLIAQVGFEKTMWEYTRIMSLLEHSFFLNGVWSNDARSKEKIDQINQTIQDMTMGGEFTLNPFESYTTTEHSIRLDSESFCVEDTNDLTVDDFASLKSRGLVSEKKDCNEVPLIADEIDISPWKSLLMRFAQVHVCLEHLYRAETCLRADFAQLKPMASRILELYVSEKSPVKTVGQLMNDPILKINIPITNNIVQDHLKKSATWYRLELSKKDRAIDSGLKRECKLVYVYSQLPVFPPNVWQHIETPSEEVGETTTVVEEVKYHCTKYTYLSNKVNRNIVF